A stretch of the Pogona vitticeps strain Pit_001003342236 chromosome 8, PviZW2.1, whole genome shotgun sequence genome encodes the following:
- the DLAT gene encoding dihydrolipoyllysine-residue acetyltransferase component of pyruvate dehydrogenase complex, mitochondrial — protein MWRVAARRVLLRRGAVPRAGASAAGGQGLLLPPPPPLPRGGPAWVGGGLASGVATACASSWGPPLLLLPPLRLRGAPEAPARRYCSHHPPHQKVPLPALSPTMQMGTIARWEKKEGEKIREGDLIAEVETDKATVGFESLEECYLAKILVPEGTRDVPIGAIICITVDRPELVDAFKDYTLDVAASPPPASGPPPPPSPPPPAPAAPPSAQAPGSSYPPHMQIALPALSPTMTMGTVQRWEKKVGEKLSEGDLLAEIETDKATIGFEVQEEGYLAKILVPEGTRDVPLGTPLCIIVEKESDIPAFADYRDAGVAEIKPPPAPLSPMQVAAAPSPPQPAAAPSAQPPPHKGRVVASPLAKKLAAEKGIDLSQVKGTGPDGRITKKDIDSFVPSKVAPARVAEPAPGAAPAVAAAPTPPTGVFTDIPISNIRKVIAQRLMQSKQTIPHYYLSVDVDMGQILVLRKELNQEMPQNTKLSVNDFIIKASALACLKVPEANSSWLDSVIRQNHVVDVSVAVSTPAGLITPIVFNAHIKGLASINQDVVTLATKAREGKLQPHEFQGGTFTVSNLGMYGIKNFSAIINPPQACILAVGSSEKRLVPADNEKGFDVANVMSVTLSCDHRVVDGAVGAQWLSEFKKFLEKPATMLL, from the exons atgtggcgGGTGGCGGCGCGGCGGGTGCTGTTGCGGCGGGGCGCGGTCCCGCGGGCGGGGGCGAGCGCGGCGGGGGGGCAGGGGCTgttgttgccgccgccgccgcctctccccCGAGGGGGCCCCGCCTGGGTCGGGGGCGGCCTGGCCTCAGGCGTCGCCACGGCCTGCGCCTCCTCGTGGGGGCCCCCGTTGCTGCTGCTCCCCCCCTTGCGGCTGAGGGGCGCCCCGGAAGCCCCCGCCCGGCGCTATTGCAGCCACCACCCGCCCCACCAGAAG GTGCCTTTGCCTGCGCTCTCCCCGACGATGCAGATGGGGACGATCGCCCgttgggagaagaaagaaggggagaagATCCGTGAAGGGGATCTCATTGCAGAG GTGGAAACGGACAAAGCGACGGTGGGGTTTGAGAGCCTCGAAGAATGTTACTTGGCCAAGATCCTGGTGCCAGAAGGAACACGGGATGTTCCTATAGGAGCCATAATATGCATCACTGTGGACAG GCCTGAGCTTGTGGATGCCTTTAAGGATTACACGTTGGATGTCGCAGCAAGTCCCCCGCCAGCCTCAGGGCCTCCTCCGCCGCCGTCGCCACCACCTCCGGCACCCGCCGCTCCGCCCTCCGCTCAGGCCCCAGGTAGCTCCTACCCTCCCCATATGCAG ATTGCCCTCCCTGCCCTCTCGCCGACGATGACCATGGGCACcgttcagagatgggaaaagaaggTCGGTGAAAAGCTGAGCGAGGGAGACTTGCTGGCAGAAATTGAGACTGACAAAGCTACGATAG GGTTTGAAGTGCAAGAAGAAGGttatttggccaaaatcctggtgCCGGAAGGCACGAGAGACGTGCCTTTAGGAACACCGCTTTGCATTATTGTGGAGAAAGAGTCGGACATTCCAGCATTTGCAGACTACCGAGATGCCGGAGTGGCAGAGATCAAGCCTCCGCCAGCCCCACTGAGTCCT ATGCAAGTGGCAGCCGCTCCTTCTCCGCCCCAGCCTGCAGCCGCTCCTTCGGCCCAGCCTCCTCCACATAAAGGAAGGGTAGTGGCCAGCCCCTTAGCAAAGAAGCTGGCAGCAGAGAAAGGCATTGATCTTTCGCAGGTGAAAG GGACCGGACCGGACGGACGGATCACAAAGAAAGACATTGACTCGTTCGTGCCCTCAAAGGTTGCCCCG GCCCGAGTGGCAGAACCAGCTCCAGGGGCTGCGCCAGCAGTGGCCGCTGCGCCAACACCTCCAACCGGAGTCTTCACCGATATTCCAATCAGCAATATTCGCAAG GTGATTGCCCAGCGTTTGATGCAGTCTAAGCAAACGATACCTCACTACTATCTGTCAGTAGATGTAGACATGGGACAAATACTGGTGCTAAGAAAAGAACTGAACCAG GAGATGCCACAGAACACAAAGCTTTCTGTCAACGACTTCATTATCAAGGCTTCGGCTCTGGCTTGTCTGAAGGTGCCTGAAGCAAATTCCTCTTGGTTAGACTCAGTAATTAGGCA AAACCACGTAGTTGATGTAAGTGTTGCCGTCAGTACCCCAGCTGGGCTTATAACCCCGATTGTATTTAATGCGCACATAAAGGGATTGGCTTCTATCAATCAAGATGTGGTGACGTTAGCAACCAAAGCCCGGGAAGGCAAGCTACAGCCTCATGAATTTCAG GGAGGAACTTTTACAGTCTCAAATTTAGGAATGTATGGCATCAAGAATTTCTCTGCGATAATCAATCCACCGCAGGCTTGTATTTTGGCAGTTGGTTCTTCAGAGAAAAGACTCGTCCCAGCGGATAATGAAAAGgg gttcgACGTGGCTAACGTGATGTCCGTGACGCTCAGCTGCGACCACCGTGTTGTGGATGGGGCGGTTGGAGCCCAGTGGCTCTCCGAGTTCAAGAAGTTCCTGGAGAAACCAGCCACCATGTTGCTGTAA